In Citrus sinensis cultivar Valencia sweet orange chromosome 2, DVS_A1.0, whole genome shotgun sequence, a single genomic region encodes these proteins:
- the LOC102625680 gene encoding polygalacturonase QRT3, whose product MARKTLGLLSLMTGLASLIIMHAYGESVPVTTPFSSGRADHFHEKVRQMQEFKASFSRRDLAAAATPGYAPAPSPQVTSGPRVYGVISYGADPTGKSDSTEAILKALSDAFNGPREGSLMEGISNLGGAEIHLEGGNYLISKPLRLPDAGVGNLMIHGGTLRASDDFPTDGYLIDLSASKSSSSYNYEYITLKDLMFDSNYRGGAISVINSLRTSIDNCYIARFTSNGILVQSGHETYIRNSFLGQHITAGGDPGERNFTGTAINLMGNDNAVTDVVIFSAAVGIMVSGQANTFSGVHCYNKATGFGGTGIYLKLPGNTQTRIVNSYMDYTGIVAEDPVQLHISSSFFLGDAFIVLKSINGVAKGVNIVDNLFSGKNNGVEIVKLDQSNGAFKQIDQVFVDRNTVQGMNTRATVARASMQGNGTSWTVDFSSILLFPNLIKHVQYSFSASGSSFPNHALRNVSENRVVIESDVAVPASVFVTVDQGVTS is encoded by the exons ATGGCTAGGAAAACCCTAGGTTTACTTTCTTTGATGACAGGCTTGGCCAGCCTGATCATCATGCATGCTTACGGCGAATCTGTCCCTGTAACCACTCCTTTTTCCAGTGGCCGTGCCGACCATTTTCATGAAAAAGTACGCCAAATGCAAGAGTTTAAGGCCTCCTTTAGTCGTCGTGATTTGGCAGCTGCAGCTACTCCTGGCTACGCTCCTGCTCCTTCTCCTCag GTTACGTCCGGGCCACGTGTGTACGGGGTGATATCATACGGTGCAGATCCCACGGGGAAATCAGACAGCACGGAAGCGATTCTGAAAGCACTTTCTGATGCATTTAATGGGCCCAGGGAAGGGTCTTTGATGGAGGGCATATCTAATCTCGGTGGTGCAGAGATTCATCTTGAAGGTGGGAATTACTTGATCAGCAAGCCTCTGCGGTTGCCGGATGCCGGCGTAGGGAATCTTATG ATTCATGGAGGCACATTACGAGCCTCGGATGATTTTCCAACCGATGGCTATCTGATTGATTTGTCTGCTTCAAAATCTTCGTCATCATATAACTATGAGTACATAACGCTAAAAGACCTGATGTTTGATTCAAACTACAGGGGAGGGGCAATTTCGGTCATCAATTCCCTTAGGACTAGCATAGACAATTGCTACATTGCACGTTTTACCTCCAACGGCATTTTAGTCCAGAGCGGGCACGAAACCTACATCCGGAACTCGTTCCTCGGGCAGCACATCACCGCCGGTGGTGATCCGGGTGAGCGGAACTTTACAGGCACGGCAATTAACCTAATGGGCAACGACAATGCTGTTACGGACGTGGTAATTTTTTCGGCTGCCGTAGGGATAATGGTTTCAGGTCAAGCCAACACATTTTCCGGGGTGCATTGCTATAACAAGGCCACAGGATTTGGCGGCACTGGCATTTACTTGAAGCTGCCAGGTAACACACAAACTAGGATCGTGAATTCTTACATGGATTACACAGGAATTGTTGCTGAGGACCCCGTGCAGCTTCACATCTCTAGCAGTTTCTTCCTTGGCGATGCATTCATTGTGTTGAAATCTATAAACGGGGTCGCCAAAGGGGTTAATATTGTCGACAACCTGTTTTCCGGAAAGAATAACGGGGTTGAAATCGTTAAATTGGATCAATCCAATGGAGCTTTCAAACAAATTGATCAAGTTTTTGTTGATAGGAACACTGTTCAAGGAATGAACACAAGGGCAACCGTTGCTAGAGCCTCTATGCAGGGGAACGGGACATCATGGACGGTTGATTTTAGCTCAATTTTGTTATTTCCTAACCTTATCAAGCACGTTCAATATTCTTTTAGTGCCAGCGGCAGCTCCTTCCCCAACCATGCCTTGCGGAACGTTTCAGAAAATCGAGTCGTAATCGAGTCTGACGTGGCAGTTCCGGCCAGCGTCTTCGTCACCGTTGATCAAGGTGTGACAAGTTGA